A genomic region of Thermotoga sp. Ku-13t contains the following coding sequences:
- a CDS encoding DUF4897 domain-containing protein — MNQRTLLYLLIGFILFFTVMQLIGVFLQRPAFEIVYYRSRMEYDYAGNATFTTTAGLFFKDSAKQNQYLQNYRQGSIEQFKQYFAEVSKRVGRQIEVISMESTVTERSGILEVVEKATLSNVALVENNVIDTGLKELSINAVADSEIVVVLPEDAIVLSVEPTPTKVLNNQIYWKPTGSMSFPRIVFRKGEGP, encoded by the coding sequence TTGAATCAACGAACTTTGCTTTACCTTTTGATCGGTTTTATACTGTTTTTCACGGTTATGCAGCTGATCGGCGTGTTCCTGCAGCGGCCGGCCTTTGAGATCGTCTATTACAGGAGCAGAATGGAGTACGATTACGCCGGCAATGCTACCTTTACGACTACGGCCGGCCTTTTCTTTAAAGATTCGGCAAAACAAAATCAGTACCTGCAGAATTACAGGCAGGGTTCAATCGAACAGTTCAAGCAATACTTCGCCGAGGTCAGCAAAAGGGTTGGAAGGCAGATCGAAGTCATCTCGATGGAATCAACCGTGACTGAACGATCCGGAATACTCGAAGTAGTTGAAAAAGCGACCCTTTCAAACGTGGCACTCGTTGAGAACAACGTGATTGATACCGGCTTAAAAGAACTGTCGATCAACGCCGTTGCTGATTCAGAGATCGTCGTGGTTCTTCCAGAAGATGCGATCGTGCTGTCCGTGGAACCGACACCAACGAAAGTTCTGAACAACCAGATCTACTGGAAACCCACCGGTTCGATGAGTTTCCCTCGAATCGTGTTCAGAAAAGGTGAAGGGCCGTGA
- a CDS encoding NAD-dependent protein deacylase, translating to MTERELVEKIKTSRRVVVLTGAGVSTDSGIPDFRSPSGLYSKYPEYVFDIDYFLNDPEGFYRFWKEALLPMSEAQPNRAHLLLAELERRNLIEAVITQNIDGLHQKAGNKKVIELHGSIFEYYCMECGKPYTLEQVKQILESDTLPRCVCDGLIRPNIVFFGENLPVHALDEATRYAQHCDLMIVIGSSLSVYPAAQLPVIAKKHGAGLIIVNKGRTGLDELTNAKFDVNLSFFAEALMQLL from the coding sequence GTGACGGAGAGAGAACTGGTCGAAAAAATAAAAACTTCTCGTAGAGTGGTTGTGCTCACCGGAGCAGGCGTGAGTACCGACAGCGGTATCCCCGACTTCAGGAGTCCAAGCGGGTTGTACTCGAAATATCCTGAGTACGTTTTCGATATCGATTACTTCTTGAACGATCCGGAGGGTTTCTACCGATTCTGGAAGGAAGCACTCCTTCCCATGAGCGAAGCACAGCCAAACAGGGCGCACCTTCTGCTGGCCGAGCTTGAGCGCAGAAATCTGATAGAAGCTGTCATCACACAGAACATAGATGGATTGCACCAGAAGGCAGGCAACAAAAAGGTGATAGAGCTCCATGGAAGCATCTTCGAGTATTACTGCATGGAATGTGGAAAACCCTACACACTTGAACAGGTGAAACAGATCCTGGAGTCCGATACATTACCACGTTGTGTTTGTGACGGATTGATCAGACCGAACATAGTTTTCTTTGGCGAGAACTTACCCGTACATGCCCTGGACGAAGCCACACGCTATGCACAGCACTGTGATCTGATGATCGTGATAGGGAGTTCTCTATCAGTGTATCCTGCGGCACAGTTGCCTGTCATCGCAAAGAAGCACGGTGCAGGGCTCATCATCGTCAACAAGGGCAGGACCGGGCTGGACGAGCTCACAAACGCCAAATTCGATGTGAACCTCAGCTTTTTCGCTGAGGCGCTGATGCAACTTCTCTGA
- a CDS encoding sodium-translocating pyrophosphatase, translating to MGWLTLSLLAGAGSMVLAVSLMFYVLKKDTGNERMRQIHAAIKEGALAYLRRQNRTLAVFVLVMAIVLGAVGSFLKGTSIGLSMVIAYVLGSVCTTLAAYIGMRAAVEANVRVAAAAQKGLKTAFPVAYYGGAVMGLFVVGISLLGISLLFFVFKVLLGWSDPDAASVVLGFSFGASALALFAKAGGGIYTKTADISADLVGKVELGIAEDDPRNPAVIADNVGDNVGDVAGMGADLTDSYIASVVATMIIGAEIANETLTVLPLTIAAAGLFASMLALVFVARSIKRSPGRALNLGTFLTCLIFVVLLFFVTRFSNLEGNSWLGVFLPTLAGLGAGVAIGLTSDYFTSIEKKPTRTIAEASVTGTAINILMGFSYGLISIVPPILCIAAATIAAWYLAKAFGIDPFYGIASAALGMLSIVGTVISADAYGPISDNAKGVAEQSGLGEDVIAVTDMLDAAGNTSKAITKGFAIGSAALTVLALFAAYAHLVDITMLDLMSPQVISGIFIGAMMPPLLSAMLILAVSKNSERMIEEIRRQFREIPGLAEGKAKPDYAKCVDIATAGALKELLLPGIVAIVAPALTLVVLGKEALAGFLAGSIVSGIIFALFMANSGGAWDNAKKYIEEGHFGGKGSEAHKAAVVGDTVGDPFKDTAGPSLNTMITVMSLVAEVFAPLLLLVVSR from the coding sequence GTGGGCTGGTTAACGCTGAGTTTGCTGGCAGGGGCAGGCTCGATGGTCCTGGCAGTTTCATTGATGTTCTACGTGCTCAAAAAAGACACGGGTAACGAAAGGATGAGGCAGATCCACGCAGCGATCAAAGAGGGTGCTCTGGCGTATCTGAGGAGGCAGAACAGAACCCTCGCGGTCTTCGTCCTGGTCATGGCGATCGTACTCGGAGCCGTCGGAAGCTTCCTCAAGGGAACCAGTATAGGCCTATCCATGGTGATCGCCTACGTGCTGGGTTCCGTGTGTACGACGCTCGCCGCCTACATAGGTATGCGGGCAGCAGTTGAGGCGAACGTCAGGGTTGCGGCTGCGGCACAGAAAGGTTTGAAAACGGCGTTCCCGGTCGCGTACTACGGTGGAGCAGTCATGGGTCTCTTCGTGGTCGGAATATCCTTGCTCGGGATTTCGTTGTTGTTCTTCGTGTTCAAGGTGTTGCTGGGCTGGTCAGATCCAGATGCGGCAAGTGTTGTGCTTGGTTTCAGCTTTGGAGCCAGCGCGCTGGCGTTGTTTGCCAAAGCCGGTGGAGGAATTTACACCAAGACGGCCGACATCAGCGCCGATCTGGTGGGGAAGGTTGAACTCGGGATAGCCGAAGACGATCCGAGAAATCCGGCCGTCATAGCGGACAACGTTGGAGACAACGTCGGAGATGTCGCGGGTATGGGCGCAGATCTGACAGATTCCTACATCGCTAGCGTTGTCGCAACGATGATCATCGGAGCGGAGATTGCCAACGAAACGCTCACCGTATTACCTTTGACGATAGCAGCGGCTGGTCTGTTCGCTTCGATGCTGGCTTTAGTCTTCGTCGCGCGCAGCATCAAGAGGAGTCCAGGTCGAGCACTGAACCTTGGAACGTTCTTGACCTGCCTCATCTTTGTTGTGCTGCTCTTCTTCGTAACACGTTTCTCAAACCTTGAAGGAAATTCGTGGCTCGGTGTGTTTTTGCCGACACTTGCTGGTCTGGGTGCGGGTGTGGCGATAGGATTGACCTCGGACTACTTCACCTCCATAGAGAAGAAACCTACCAGGACGATTGCTGAGGCGTCCGTCACGGGTACGGCCATAAACATATTGATGGGCTTTTCTTACGGTCTGATCAGCATCGTTCCGCCAATTCTGTGCATAGCTGCCGCGACGATCGCAGCGTGGTACCTGGCGAAGGCTTTCGGCATCGATCCGTTCTACGGCATAGCGTCTGCCGCACTCGGAATGCTGTCCATCGTGGGTACGGTCATCTCCGCCGACGCTTACGGGCCCATCTCGGACAATGCCAAAGGCGTTGCGGAGCAGTCTGGTCTTGGTGAAGACGTTATTGCTGTGACGGACATGCTGGATGCCGCTGGAAACACTTCGAAAGCGATAACGAAAGGTTTTGCCATAGGATCGGCTGCGTTGACCGTGCTGGCGCTGTTCGCTGCCTATGCACACCTTGTTGACATCACGATGCTCGATCTGATGTCTCCTCAGGTCATCTCAGGAATATTCATCGGGGCCATGATGCCGCCACTGCTGTCTGCCATGTTGATTCTGGCGGTCAGCAAGAACTCTGAAAGGATGATAGAGGAAATAAGGAGACAGTTCCGTGAAATACCCGGTCTTGCGGAAGGCAAGGCGAAACCAGACTACGCGAAGTGTGTGGACATAGCGACCGCCGGGGCTTTGAAAGAATTGTTGCTTCCGGGTATAGTCGCGATCGTGGCTCCCGCGCTCACACTCGTGGTCCTCGGGAAAGAAGCACTCGCGGGATTCCTCGCCGGCAGCATCGTGAGCGGTATCATATTCGCTCTCTTCATGGCCAATTCTGGAGGCGCGTGGGACAACGCGAAGAAATACATCGAAGAGGGCCACTTCGGTGGAAAGGGTTCCGAGGCGCACAAGGCAGCCGTCGTGGGAGACACCGTGGGTGATCCGTTCAAGGACACCGCGGGGCCGTCTCTCAACACGATGATCACCGTGATGTCGCTGGTGGCAGAAGTCTTTGCACCGCTGTTGCTGCTCGTGGTGAGCCGGTGA
- a CDS encoding nucleotide sugar dehydrogenase codes for MLRDKIINRTAVVGVIGLGYVGLPLAVEKAKAGYMVIGFDIQKERVDKVNRGENYIGDVVPEDLERLVKEGKLRATNNYDELSQCDVVAICVPTPLDEFKQPDLTYVVNTSKEIALRLHREMLVVLESTTYPGTTEEVVKPILESSGLKCEEDFYLAFSPERVDPGNLLYKTKNTPKVVGGVGKKSAELAKLLYESVLDAPVFVVSSAKAAEMTKILENTFRIVNIALANEMAIIAEKMGINIWEVIEAASTKPFGFMPFYPGPGVGGHCIPIDPFYLTYKARQYDYHTRLIELAGEINDSMPSYVVNRIMKLLNQRKKCLNGAHVLLVGIAYKGDVDDVRESPALKVLKLLEEEQAQVIVVDPYVKSFKWKGSERNTEPLTAELARWADIAVITTAHRKRLDYRILVENCSLIFDTKNVLKSFNLQGPNIVVL; via the coding sequence ATGCTGAGGGACAAGATCATCAACAGAACTGCAGTTGTGGGTGTGATAGGTTTGGGTTACGTGGGCCTTCCACTCGCGGTGGAGAAGGCGAAAGCGGGTTACATGGTCATAGGGTTCGACATTCAAAAGGAACGTGTGGATAAGGTGAACCGTGGGGAAAACTACATCGGAGATGTGGTGCCTGAGGATCTGGAAAGGCTCGTGAAGGAGGGCAAACTGCGTGCGACCAACAATTACGATGAGCTTTCCCAATGCGACGTGGTTGCCATCTGTGTTCCAACACCCCTCGACGAATTTAAACAGCCCGACCTCACTTACGTTGTGAACACATCGAAAGAGATCGCGTTGAGGTTGCACAGGGAAATGCTCGTGGTTCTCGAATCGACGACCTACCCTGGCACCACCGAGGAAGTCGTCAAGCCGATCTTAGAATCGAGTGGCTTGAAATGTGAAGAGGACTTCTATCTGGCCTTCAGCCCGGAGAGAGTCGATCCAGGAAACTTGCTTTACAAAACCAAGAACACGCCCAAGGTTGTGGGTGGGGTGGGAAAGAAATCTGCAGAACTCGCGAAGTTGCTCTACGAGAGCGTGCTCGATGCACCGGTTTTCGTGGTCTCTTCAGCGAAGGCTGCGGAGATGACGAAGATCCTTGAAAACACGTTCAGAATCGTTAACATCGCTCTGGCCAACGAGATGGCGATCATCGCAGAGAAGATGGGAATAAACATATGGGAAGTCATAGAGGCAGCCTCGACGAAACCTTTCGGGTTCATGCCTTTCTATCCTGGTCCAGGCGTTGGGGGTCATTGCATCCCGATAGATCCGTTCTATCTCACGTACAAAGCGAGGCAGTATGATTACCACACCAGGCTCATCGAACTCGCGGGTGAGATAAACGATTCGATGCCCTCGTACGTTGTGAACAGGATCATGAAGTTGTTGAACCAGAGGAAAAAGTGTCTGAACGGCGCACACGTCCTGCTCGTCGGGATAGCGTACAAAGGCGATGTGGATGATGTGAGAGAGTCTCCAGCCCTCAAAGTGCTCAAGCTTCTGGAAGAAGAACAGGCTCAGGTCATAGTGGTGGACCCCTACGTGAAATCCTTCAAGTGGAAAGGTTCGGAAAGAAACACAGAACCGCTGACGGCTGAACTGGCACGATGGGCCGACATAGCCGTCATAACGACCGCACACAGAAAACGCCTCGACTACAGAATTCTGGTGGAAAACTGTTCGTTGATCTTCGACACGAAGAACGTTCTGAAGAGTTTCAATCTCCAGGGGCCAAACATTGTGGTGCTTTGA
- a CDS encoding cyclophilin-like fold protein encodes MKLRFIFGQVECVAELDEKKAPLTIEAITKELPIKSVANRWGDEIYFETPVRLSIEENSKDVVEEGDVAFWIPGRAICIFFGKTPISDDKIRPASAVNVIGKVKEGLNLLKNVRTGTKVIVQAE; translated from the coding sequence ATGAAACTGAGATTCATTTTCGGACAGGTCGAGTGCGTGGCCGAACTCGATGAGAAGAAAGCGCCTCTGACGATCGAGGCCATTACAAAAGAACTCCCGATCAAATCTGTTGCGAATCGCTGGGGTGACGAGATATACTTCGAAACACCCGTACGCCTCTCCATCGAGGAGAACAGCAAAGACGTGGTTGAAGAGGGCGACGTTGCTTTCTGGATCCCGGGAAGGGCCATATGCATCTTCTTCGGTAAGACTCCAATAAGCGATGACAAGATCAGGCCCGCGAGTGCGGTGAACGTCATCGGGAAAGTCAAGGAAGGCTTGAATCTGCTGAAAAATGTCAGGACTGGCACGAAGGTCATCGTGCAGGCGGAGTGA
- a CDS encoding DegT/DnrJ/EryC1/StrS family aminotransferase, which produces MRVPLFDMTRQYETLRKELLNAVDSVFSSGRLIMGENVKSFEREMADYLGVKHAIGVANGSDALYIAVKSLGIKSGDFVITTAFTFFATASCITRNGATPIFVDIDERTFNIDLDQVENVLESHQSRERIKAVIPVHLFGRTVDLERLKRIRDKYSVRIIEDCAQSVGSTWRFSDGTVKKSGSVGDISTLSFFPTKNLGAHGDAGMILTNDDDLAEFCRIFRVHGAKVKYFHEIEGVNSRLDEVQAAILRVKLRRLDGYHRRRIELARLYNELFEKHGLTDHIVCPPVGKDFECVFHQYVIRVKNGHRDRLRSYLESRGVETAIYYPLGLHRQKCFSHLPAVQLEKTDRACAEVLALPMFPELREEEVEYVVRCIRDYFEEECAC; this is translated from the coding sequence ATGAGGGTGCCCCTTTTCGATATGACCAGGCAGTACGAAACACTCAGAAAAGAGTTGCTCAACGCGGTTGATTCTGTCTTCAGCTCAGGCAGGCTGATCATGGGAGAAAACGTCAAATCGTTCGAGCGGGAGATGGCCGACTATCTGGGCGTGAAGCATGCGATAGGAGTGGCCAACGGTTCGGATGCACTGTACATAGCAGTGAAGTCTCTGGGTATCAAAAGCGGCGATTTCGTCATCACGACTGCTTTCACGTTCTTCGCCACGGCGAGCTGCATAACCAGAAACGGTGCCACGCCCATTTTTGTGGACATAGACGAGCGTACTTTCAATATCGATCTGGATCAGGTCGAAAACGTTCTGGAGAGCCACCAATCGCGGGAGAGGATCAAGGCGGTGATACCGGTTCATTTGTTCGGACGGACGGTGGACCTGGAGAGGTTGAAACGCATCAGAGACAAATATAGTGTCAGGATCATAGAGGACTGCGCTCAATCGGTCGGTTCCACGTGGCGTTTCTCCGATGGCACGGTGAAAAAGAGTGGAAGTGTTGGTGATATCTCCACGCTCTCCTTCTTTCCAACCAAAAATCTTGGTGCCCACGGTGATGCCGGCATGATCCTCACCAACGACGACGATCTGGCAGAATTCTGCAGGATCTTCAGGGTCCACGGTGCTAAGGTGAAGTACTTCCACGAAATCGAAGGGGTCAACAGCAGGCTTGACGAGGTACAGGCCGCGATACTGCGTGTGAAGCTCAGAAGGCTCGATGGGTACCACAGGCGCAGAATAGAACTTGCCAGGCTGTACAACGAACTTTTTGAAAAGCACGGCCTGACAGACCACATCGTGTGCCCTCCTGTGGGCAAAGACTTCGAATGCGTTTTTCACCAGTACGTGATAAGGGTGAAGAATGGGCACAGGGACAGATTGAGGTCCTATCTCGAATCGCGTGGTGTGGAGACGGCGATTTACTATCCGCTTGGTCTTCACAGACAGAAGTGTTTTTCACATCTGCCGGCTGTCCAGCTCGAGAAAACGGACAGAGCCTGTGCAGAAGTTCTTGCCCTGCCGATGTTCCCGGAACTTCGCGAAGAAGAGGTCGAATATGTTGTCAGGTGTATCAGGGATTATTTTGAGGAGGAATGTGCATGCTGA
- the xseA gene encoding exodeoxyribonuclease VII large subunit translates to MEWSEERVYSVSDLTFYIENLFENDENLTGVTVVGEVVDCRTRNGHLFFSLKDEQASIGCVMFGGVYMGIHLENGMMVQANGDVRIYPPKGQYRLVCRKLRHLPDRGLMFLKLKETYERLSKMGVFDKPKKQLPRFPSTIGVITSRDSAALQDILRTISKRFPFVKVVLYHTSVQGKGAKEEILKALYDANLDELDVVIIARGGGATEDLWLFNDEEVVMGVYALRHPVITGVGHQIDSVLVDLVADVAAHTPTAAAQSAVPDMREIIGNVERSLQACFTNIIRVWNLTKEYSDDLLLEMKRSVTKLLDDFENCSKQNLEKLKTLIGGKVDSLSRKLELAGARLNLLNPVAELERGYVIVEKDGVRVRSSRELSPGDVLMVRFHDGSVKVVVNEDRRADG, encoded by the coding sequence GTGGAGTGGAGTGAAGAGCGAGTTTACAGTGTGAGCGACCTCACCTTTTACATAGAGAACCTCTTTGAGAACGATGAGAATCTGACCGGCGTGACCGTGGTCGGTGAAGTGGTCGATTGCAGGACGAGGAACGGTCATCTGTTCTTCTCGCTGAAGGATGAGCAGGCTTCGATCGGCTGCGTGATGTTCGGTGGGGTGTACATGGGAATCCATCTGGAAAACGGGATGATGGTTCAGGCGAATGGTGACGTGAGGATTTATCCGCCAAAGGGACAGTACAGACTGGTGTGCAGAAAGTTGAGACATCTTCCCGACAGAGGGCTCATGTTCTTGAAACTCAAAGAGACGTACGAACGGCTCAGCAAGATGGGAGTTTTTGACAAACCGAAAAAGCAACTTCCAAGGTTCCCATCCACGATTGGGGTGATCACATCGAGAGATTCGGCTGCCCTTCAGGATATACTCAGGACCATATCGAAAAGGTTTCCGTTCGTGAAGGTGGTGCTCTACCACACAAGTGTTCAGGGAAAGGGAGCTAAGGAAGAGATTTTGAAGGCCCTGTACGACGCGAATCTCGATGAACTCGATGTTGTAATAATAGCCCGTGGTGGAGGTGCAACCGAGGATCTCTGGTTGTTCAACGACGAAGAGGTTGTGATGGGCGTGTACGCGCTGAGGCATCCCGTGATAACTGGTGTTGGTCATCAGATAGATTCTGTGCTGGTCGATCTGGTGGCTGACGTGGCTGCTCACACACCAACAGCCGCCGCTCAGAGTGCTGTACCAGATATGAGAGAAATCATTGGAAATGTCGAGCGCTCTCTGCAGGCGTGTTTCACGAACATCATCAGAGTCTGGAATCTCACCAAGGAATACTCAGACGATCTTCTGCTCGAGATGAAAAGGAGCGTGACCAAGTTACTGGATGACTTTGAGAACTGTTCGAAGCAGAACCTTGAGAAATTGAAAACACTGATCGGCGGCAAAGTCGATTCTTTGAGCCGGAAGCTCGAGCTGGCGGGTGCTAGGTTGAACCTTTTGAATCCCGTCGCCGAACTTGAAAGGGGTTACGTGATCGTTGAGAAGGATGGGGTTAGGGTTCGCTCGAGCAGGGAACTGTCCCCGGGAGACGTTTTGATGGTAAGATTTCACGATGGATCGGTGAAGGTGGTAGTGAATGAAGATAGAAGAGCTGATGGATGA
- the xseB gene encoding exodeoxyribonuclease VII small subunit: MKIEELMDELERILELLNSQSLSLDESLELYRKGVEIYRKLQEALNRARIEVEDLYAQLHRNGVGESDNNRST, translated from the coding sequence ATGAAGATAGAAGAGCTGATGGATGAACTCGAAAGGATCTTGGAACTGCTGAATTCTCAAAGCTTGTCGCTGGATGAATCCCTGGAACTTTACAGGAAAGGTGTGGAAATCTACAGAAAACTTCAAGAAGCCCTGAACAGGGCCAGGATCGAAGTGGAAGATCTTTACGCTCAGCTGCATCGAAACGGGGTGGGAGAGAGTGATAACAATAGATCAACTTAA
- a CDS encoding CTP synthase yields the protein MKKFIVVTGGVLSGVGKGIFCASLARLLKECGVKVNVLKIDPYLNVDAGTMNPNQHGEVFVTEDGYEADLDLGHYERFLGEDMSRRNNITAGQIYSTVVKRERDGGYLGSTVQIVPHVTDEIKHRIESLEGEVNVIEIGGTVGDIESEVFLESVRQLALENPFGDFMFIHVTYVPYLKTSNEFKTKPTQQSVQLLRRAGLNPDMIVVRTEMSVNSETIKKVALFGGVPQDMVINLPDVPNVYSIVELLKNLDVHRKVARKLNLIIDDTKFSWDYPKEFKQYRIALIAKYLGTDDAYKSIMESIFLSGCIKPTVIDAQNLESMNYEQVCDVLSEFDGLIVPGGFGKRGIEGKIKAIQYAREHHKPILGICLGMQLMVVEFARNVVGYRQANSTEFDPDTPYPVITLMEEQKKILQLGGTMRLGAQPMRIFRGTRLWQIYGGVEETTERHRHRYEVNYDQFPELFKMPGEKGYKLTISAKSNFIEAIELEDHPFFIGIQYHPELKTKVGRPHPLFKAFVDTLSRLT from the coding sequence GTGAAGAAGTTCATCGTCGTAACAGGTGGGGTGCTCAGCGGTGTCGGTAAAGGAATTTTCTGCGCGTCGTTGGCCAGGCTGTTGAAGGAATGTGGTGTGAAGGTGAACGTGTTGAAGATAGATCCTTATCTCAACGTCGATGCGGGTACGATGAATCCCAACCAACACGGTGAGGTGTTCGTCACCGAAGACGGTTACGAAGCAGATCTGGATCTGGGTCATTACGAGAGGTTCCTCGGTGAGGACATGAGCAGGAGGAACAACATAACAGCGGGTCAAATATACTCGACGGTCGTCAAGAGGGAGAGGGATGGAGGCTATCTTGGTTCGACCGTGCAGATAGTACCGCACGTCACCGACGAGATAAAGCACAGAATAGAGTCACTGGAGGGAGAAGTGAACGTCATCGAAATTGGAGGTACGGTCGGCGATATAGAGAGTGAGGTGTTCCTGGAGAGTGTCAGACAGCTCGCCCTGGAGAATCCCTTCGGAGATTTCATGTTCATCCACGTCACCTACGTTCCCTATTTGAAAACTTCAAATGAGTTCAAGACCAAGCCTACGCAGCAATCGGTCCAGCTGCTCAGGAGGGCTGGGCTCAACCCAGACATGATCGTGGTCAGAACGGAAATGTCCGTTAACTCGGAGACGATAAAGAAGGTGGCCCTGTTCGGTGGAGTGCCGCAGGACATGGTCATAAATCTGCCCGACGTTCCGAACGTCTATTCAATAGTTGAACTGCTCAAGAATCTCGATGTTCACAGAAAGGTCGCGAGAAAGCTCAACCTGATCATCGACGATACGAAGTTCAGCTGGGACTATCCGAAAGAATTCAAGCAATACAGGATAGCGCTGATCGCTAAATACCTCGGAACAGACGACGCCTACAAGAGCATCATGGAGTCCATATTCCTGTCCGGTTGCATCAAACCCACGGTTATCGACGCCCAGAACCTGGAGAGTATGAACTACGAACAAGTTTGTGACGTCCTCTCCGAGTTCGATGGTCTGATTGTACCCGGTGGATTCGGTAAAAGGGGCATCGAGGGAAAAATCAAAGCCATACAGTACGCGCGAGAACATCACAAACCTATACTCGGCATTTGCCTCGGCATGCAGTTGATGGTGGTCGAGTTCGCGAGGAACGTCGTGGGTTACAGACAGGCCAACTCCACAGAGTTCGATCCCGACACACCCTATCCAGTGATAACACTCATGGAGGAACAGAAGAAAATTCTGCAGCTCGGAGGAACGATGCGACTCGGCGCGCAACCCATGCGCATCTTCAGAGGAACAAGACTCTGGCAGATATACGGTGGTGTCGAAGAAACCACAGAAAGGCACAGACACCGTTACGAGGTGAACTACGATCAATTCCCCGAGCTGTTCAAAATGCCTGGTGAGAAGGGTTACAAACTGACCATCAGCGCCAAATCGAACTTCATCGAAGCGATCGAACTCGAAGATCATCCTTTCTTCATAGGCATACAGTACCATCCGGAACTGAAAACGAAGGTTGGAAGACCGCACCCGCTGTTCAAAGCTTTCGTGGATACTCTGTCACGGCTCACTTGA
- a CDS encoding PfkB family carbohydrate kinase has product MSVTVFGKINIDTFLYVDRIHIGENHLCSKTFTDIGGKGANTAIALAKLNVPCQLVGMVGTDSVSQTVLKRLEKHGVGIDSIQSCEEQIGKTFIVVESNGRNTMFHILGANAHLTPEKIDWTFLERCKAVFVQMGIPSETAQEVIMMSKRNGKYVFVDPAGFSETIELQTLAYADTVAPNELELLRMTKETEIEKAVKKLLNVGVEEIIVKLGGKGATLYTEKMSYHVDAYDVEVVDTTGAGDAFNAAYILAKLKKMNVRDALKLAVAASALAVTKVGSSSASPTRDKLVEFLKLKGEESLAKAVLEGSL; this is encoded by the coding sequence ATGAGCGTTACGGTGTTCGGTAAGATCAACATCGACACGTTTCTCTACGTCGATCGAATACATATCGGAGAAAACCATCTGTGCTCGAAGACCTTCACAGACATAGGTGGGAAAGGTGCCAACACAGCCATCGCACTGGCGAAACTGAACGTTCCGTGTCAGCTCGTTGGGATGGTCGGAACCGATTCGGTTTCACAGACCGTGCTCAAACGGCTGGAAAAACACGGTGTCGGCATCGATTCGATTCAGAGCTGTGAGGAACAGATAGGAAAGACGTTCATCGTGGTTGAGTCGAACGGGCGAAACACCATGTTCCACATACTGGGTGCGAACGCGCATCTGACTCCCGAAAAGATCGACTGGACTTTTCTTGAAAGGTGCAAAGCCGTGTTCGTCCAGATGGGTATCCCAAGCGAAACGGCACAGGAAGTCATCATGATGTCGAAGAGAAATGGAAAATATGTCTTCGTTGATCCTGCGGGCTTTTCTGAGACGATCGAACTACAGACTCTCGCGTACGCAGACACGGTCGCTCCGAACGAACTCGAACTTTTGAGAATGACCAAGGAAACCGAGATCGAAAAAGCTGTGAAAAAGCTCCTGAACGTGGGGGTGGAAGAAATAATCGTGAAGCTCGGTGGAAAGGGTGCAACGTTGTACACGGAAAAGATGTCCTACCACGTCGATGCCTACGATGTGGAAGTCGTCGACACCACCGGGGCGGGAGATGCGTTCAACGCTGCTTACATCCTCGCGAAACTGAAAAAAATGAACGTTAGGGATGCACTGAAGCTCGCCGTCGCCGCTTCCGCGCTTGCTGTGACGAAAGTGGGAAGTTCCAGCGCGAGTCCAACCCGCGACAAACTCGTGGAGTTTCTGAAATTGAAAGGTGAGGAGAGTCTGGCCAAAGCTGTCCTGGAGGGATCCCTGTGA